From the genome of Psychroserpens ponticola, one region includes:
- a CDS encoding cytochrome c oxidase assembly factor Coa1 family protein: MEEVRQKSWFGRNWLWVLPVGGCLTVIVLFVLGIGAVFYGVTNVVKNSTPYEYSFDLAQNDIRVQNALGAPIITNGMFQGEISLKNNRGEADIKIPIKGENGQATIIVLATKENDEWIYEKLYVLIKASQEEINLIGKNLEGI; this comes from the coding sequence ATGGAAGAAGTGCGTCAAAAAAGTTGGTTTGGAAGAAACTGGCTTTGGGTTTTACCAGTTGGAGGTTGTTTAACAGTAATTGTATTATTTGTATTAGGAATAGGAGCTGTATTTTATGGAGTAACTAATGTTGTTAAAAATTCGACACCTTATGAATATTCATTTGACTTGGCTCAAAATGATATTAGAGTTCAAAATGCTTTGGGAGCACCAATTATAACCAATGGCATGTTTCAAGGAGAAATTTCTTTGAAAAACAATAGAGGAGAAGCGGATATAAAAATTCCTATTAAAGGTGAAAACGGACAAGCAACTATTATTGTTTTAGCAACAAAAGAAAATGATGAATGGATCTATGAAAAACTTTACGTATTAATAAAAGCATCTCAAGAAGAAATTAATTTGATAGGCAAAAATTTAGAAGGCATTTAA
- a CDS encoding beta-ketoacyl synthase N-terminal-like domain-containing protein: MQQPISITAISSISPLGKTSEDIWNNYKNNQHCFTINKGHWVAKISSELKTEINNLKGSNPKYKTLDDSVLYAIYASRQAINNANWDASDNFGINIGSSRGATTLFEHYHKAFLQNHLSETLASPTTTLGNISSWVAHDLQTKGPEISHSITCSTALHAMLNGIAWINSGMCTKFLVGGSEAPLTPFTIAQMQALKIYAKSNCHLESSREVSKHLDSVRPNYYPNQALNNNKTENTMILGEGAAMACLESGEQSNALAKIIGLGYATEILEHNASLSTNAVCFQRSMAMALDQLNPDDIDVIVTHTPGTIKGDQAEINAINTVFCNKTPSLTTNKWKIGHSLGASGLLNIEMAILMLQKQEFISIPYLKVKTPKRIKNILVNAVGFGGNAVSILLSK; encoded by the coding sequence TTGCAACAACCCATTTCAATAACAGCAATTTCATCTATTTCTCCTTTAGGAAAAACATCTGAAGATATCTGGAACAATTATAAAAACAATCAGCATTGTTTTACAATAAATAAAGGGCATTGGGTTGCCAAAATATCTTCAGAATTAAAAACCGAAATTAATAATTTAAAAGGATCTAATCCAAAATACAAAACATTAGACGATTCAGTTCTATATGCAATTTACGCATCAAGACAAGCCATTAATAATGCAAATTGGGATGCTTCAGATAACTTCGGAATTAATATAGGATCATCAAGAGGAGCAACAACACTTTTTGAACATTACCATAAAGCATTTCTTCAAAATCATTTATCCGAAACTTTAGCATCTCCAACCACTACTCTAGGCAATATTTCATCATGGGTTGCGCATGATTTACAAACCAAAGGGCCAGAAATCTCACATTCTATTACTTGTTCAACAGCATTACATGCCATGTTAAATGGAATAGCATGGATTAACTCTGGAATGTGTACTAAATTTTTAGTTGGTGGAAGTGAAGCTCCTTTAACACCATTCACTATTGCACAAATGCAAGCATTGAAAATTTATGCGAAATCAAATTGTCACCTCGAAAGCAGTCGAGAGGTCTCAAAACATCTCGACTCCGTTCGACCAAACTATTACCCAAATCAAGCTCTAAACAACAACAAAACCGAAAACACAATGATTCTTGGAGAAGGTGCTGCAATGGCATGTTTAGAATCTGGAGAACAATCAAATGCATTGGCAAAAATTATAGGATTGGGCTATGCTACTGAAATCCTTGAACACAATGCGTCCTTATCAACAAATGCAGTTTGTTTTCAACGTTCTATGGCTATGGCTTTAGATCAATTAAATCCTGATGACATAGATGTTATTGTCACACATACACCAGGAACCATAAAAGGGGATCAAGCTGAAATAAATGCGATAAATACGGTTTTTTGTAACAAAACGCCATCATTAACTACTAATAAATGGAAGATAGGTCACAGCCTTGGTGCTTCCGGACTTTTAAATATTGAAATGGCAATTTTAATGTTGCAAAAACAAGAATTCATTTCAATACCTTACCTAAAAGTTAAAACACCTAAACGCATCAAAAATATTCTAGTAAATGCAGTTGGTTTTGGTGGAAATGCAGTATCTATTTTACTTTCAAAATAA
- a CDS encoding flotillin family protein has product MNYLVTQNNFDLGFPIAAIAAILFVFVFLIILIKRYKRCPSDRILVVYGKVGGGQSAKCIHGGAAFIVPVFQDYEFLDLTPISIEVNLVNALSKQNIRVNVPSRFTIGISTEPGVMQNAAERLLGLGQNEIQELAQEIIFGQLRLVVASMDIEEINNDRDKFLTNISQSVESELKKVGLKLINVNITDIVDESGYIEALGKEAAAHAINAARKSVAEKTRDGSIGEANAVQDERTQVAAANAQAVEGENSAKISVANSDSLRRQREAEAERVAIASEKVQGAKALQESYAAEQEAETARAERERSSQMADVIVPAEIDKRKVEIDAEAEAERIRRKAKGEADAILFKAQAEAQGQFEILTKQAAGMEQIVKAAGDSSRDAVLLLIADKLPELVKIQAEAIKNIKIDKVTVWDNGSNGEDGKSSTANFLSGMYKSVPPLQEMFNMAGMDLPEYLKGKDKVEPEDAKILPKKKEDN; this is encoded by the coding sequence ATGAACTACCTAGTAACACAAAATAATTTTGATTTAGGCTTTCCTATTGCAGCAATTGCGGCAATACTTTTCGTCTTTGTCTTTCTAATCATTCTTATAAAACGTTATAAACGCTGTCCTTCAGACCGCATTTTAGTGGTCTACGGAAAAGTAGGTGGTGGACAATCCGCCAAATGTATTCATGGTGGAGCTGCCTTTATTGTTCCTGTATTTCAGGATTACGAATTCTTAGACTTAACACCAATTTCTATTGAAGTCAATTTGGTAAACGCACTGTCTAAACAAAACATTCGTGTTAATGTACCATCGCGATTTACCATTGGTATCTCTACAGAACCTGGTGTGATGCAAAATGCTGCAGAACGCTTATTAGGCTTAGGTCAAAATGAAATTCAAGAATTAGCACAAGAAATTATTTTCGGACAATTACGTTTAGTAGTCGCCTCAATGGATATTGAAGAAATTAATAACGATCGTGATAAATTCTTAACTAATATTTCTCAAAGTGTAGAATCTGAATTAAAGAAAGTTGGTTTAAAATTAATCAACGTAAACATCACAGATATCGTTGATGAGTCTGGATATATCGAAGCTTTAGGAAAAGAAGCGGCTGCACACGCTATTAATGCAGCACGTAAATCTGTTGCCGAAAAAACTAGAGATGGATCAATTGGTGAAGCTAATGCTGTACAAGATGAAAGAACTCAGGTTGCTGCAGCCAATGCGCAAGCTGTAGAAGGTGAAAATTCAGCTAAAATTTCAGTAGCAAATTCTGATTCATTACGTCGTCAACGTGAAGCAGAAGCAGAACGTGTGGCTATCGCTTCAGAAAAAGTACAAGGCGCAAAAGCCTTACAAGAATCTTATGCAGCTGAACAAGAAGCAGAAACAGCAAGAGCAGAACGAGAGCGTTCATCTCAAATGGCAGATGTTATTGTTCCTGCAGAAATTGACAAACGTAAAGTAGAAATTGATGCAGAAGCGGAAGCTGAACGCATTAGAAGAAAAGCAAAAGGTGAAGCTGATGCCATCCTATTTAAAGCACAAGCTGAAGCGCAAGGTCAATTTGAAATCTTAACTAAACAAGCCGCTGGTATGGAACAGATTGTAAAAGCTGCAGGAGATTCAAGTAGAGATGCAGTACTTTTATTAATTGCTGACAAATTACCTGAGCTGGTAAAAATACAAGCTGAAGCTATCAAAAACATCAAGATAGATAAAGTAACTGTTTGGGATAATGGTAGTAATGGCGAAGATGGAAAATCATCGACAGCTAATTTCCTCTCAGGAATGTACAAATCGGTTCCTCCTCTTCAAGAAATGTTTAATATGGCTGGTATGGATTTACCTGAGTACTTAAAAGGTAAAGATAAAGTTGAGCCAGAAGACGCTAAAATACTGCCGAAGAAAAAAGAAGACAATTAA
- the bioB gene encoding biotin synthase BioB, with the protein MSKTRHNWTKEEILDIYNTPLMELLYDAATIHRKHHDPNTVQVSTLLSIKTGGCPEDCGYCPQAARYHTDIEGNDLMTVQHVKAQALRAKSSGSSRVCMGAAWRNVKDGEEFDQVLEMVRTINKLDMEVCCTLGMITENQAQRLAEAGLYAYNHNLDSSEEYYKEVISTRGYEDRLQTIDNVRKTNVTVCSGGIIGMGEHEEDRAGMLVALSTLNPQPESVPINALVAVEGTPLEDQTPVSIWDMVRMVATTRIVMPETQVRLSAGRTEMTREGQAMCFFAGANSIFAGDKLLTTPNPDVNQDMEMFKLLGLNPQKPFIKKMQPESVEAKDSQYQTLGEKPKWSRPEHTIERNIEAKQKAKAVR; encoded by the coding sequence ATGAGCAAAACAAGACACAATTGGACTAAAGAAGAAATTCTAGACATATACAATACACCTTTAATGGAACTGCTTTACGATGCTGCTACAATACATCGTAAACATCATGATCCCAATACTGTTCAAGTATCTACATTATTATCAATTAAAACTGGTGGTTGTCCTGAAGACTGTGGCTATTGTCCGCAAGCTGCAAGATATCATACAGATATAGAAGGCAATGATTTGATGACTGTTCAACATGTTAAAGCTCAAGCCTTAAGAGCAAAATCTTCTGGAAGTTCTCGTGTGTGTATGGGAGCCGCTTGGAGAAATGTAAAAGATGGTGAAGAATTTGACCAAGTTCTTGAAATGGTTCGCACCATTAATAAATTAGATATGGAAGTGTGTTGCACATTAGGTATGATTACCGAAAACCAAGCACAACGTTTAGCCGAAGCTGGATTATATGCCTATAATCACAACTTAGATTCATCTGAAGAATATTATAAAGAAGTCATATCTACTCGTGGATATGAAGATCGTTTACAAACCATAGATAACGTTCGTAAAACAAATGTCACTGTATGCTCTGGTGGAATTATTGGTATGGGAGAACATGAAGAAGACAGAGCAGGAATGTTAGTGGCTTTATCAACACTTAATCCACAACCAGAATCCGTTCCTATTAATGCATTGGTTGCAGTTGAAGGCACTCCATTAGAAGACCAAACACCTGTTTCAATTTGGGATATGGTTCGAATGGTTGCCACAACACGAATTGTGATGCCAGAAACTCAAGTGCGTCTTAGTGCTGGTAGAACTGAAATGACAAGAGAAGGTCAAGCCATGTGCTTCTTTGCTGGAGCAAATTCTATTTTTGCAGGTGACAAATTATTAACAACACCTAATCCTGATGTAAATCAAGATATGGAAATGTTTAAGCTTCTAGGATTAAATCCACAAAAGCCATTCATAAAAAAAATGCAACCAGAATCGGTTGAAGCTAAAGACTCACAATATCAGACATTAGGTGAAAAACCAAAATGGTCAAGGCCAGAGCACACCATTGAACGCAATATTGAGGCAAAACAAAAAGCGAAAGCTGTTAGGTAA
- a CDS encoding DUF3784 domain-containing protein: MLIVVSIIFIALGIAIKYAKMYFLIAGYNTMSQKEKLNYNIEGIASVFRNVMFGMSFIMILGYFISKWFVNPKIEMYALFGAISIGLPYLIIVSNSSKYKIKKDN; the protein is encoded by the coding sequence ATGTTAATTGTAGTTTCCATTATTTTTATTGCATTAGGCATCGCTATTAAATATGCTAAGATGTATTTTTTGATTGCAGGATATAACACAATGTCACAAAAAGAAAAATTAAACTATAATATAGAAGGTATTGCAAGTGTGTTTAGAAATGTAATGTTTGGTATGTCTTTTATTATGATATTGGGTTACTTCATTTCCAAATGGTTTGTAAATCCAAAAATTGAAATGTATGCCTTATTTGGCGCTATTTCAATTGGACTGCCATACTTAATAATTGTTTCAAATTCTAGCAAATACAAAATTAAAAAAGACAACTAA
- a CDS encoding cupin-like domain-containing protein, whose product MSTLNLQDIPRVKNITKEEFIKNYFKPQKPVVIEHSIENWPAYKKWSLDYMKDIAGDKVVPLYDDRPVDYKDGFNDPHTKMKMSEYVNLLKKEPTKYRIFLWNIIKEIPQLQHDFTYPDFGLKLMKSLPMLFFGGRDSHTFMHYDIDFANIFHFHFEGKKQCILFDQKQNDFLYKIPHSLITREDIDFSNPNFNEWPALKHAKGWQCELSHGEVLYMPEGYWHYMKYLTPGFSMSLRAIARHPKNLIKAFYNVLIMRHFDNVMRQIKGQKWIDWKNEQAISRTNKSF is encoded by the coding sequence ATGTCAACACTGAATCTTCAAGACATTCCTCGTGTAAAAAACATCACCAAAGAGGAATTTATTAAAAACTACTTTAAACCACAAAAACCTGTGGTTATCGAACATTCTATTGAAAATTGGCCTGCTTATAAAAAATGGAGTTTAGATTACATGAAGGATATTGCTGGTGATAAAGTAGTCCCTTTATACGACGATAGACCTGTAGATTATAAAGATGGTTTTAATGATCCACATACAAAAATGAAGATGAGTGAATATGTAAATTTACTCAAAAAAGAACCTACAAAATATCGCATCTTTCTTTGGAATATCATAAAAGAAATTCCGCAATTACAACATGATTTCACCTATCCAGATTTTGGATTAAAACTAATGAAAAGTTTACCAATGTTATTTTTCGGTGGTAGAGATTCTCATACATTTATGCACTATGACATTGATTTTGCTAATATCTTTCATTTTCATTTTGAAGGTAAAAAACAATGTATTTTGTTTGATCAAAAACAAAATGACTTTTTATATAAAATTCCTCACTCATTAATTACAAGAGAAGATATCGATTTTTCAAATCCAAATTTTAATGAATGGCCAGCTTTAAAACATGCAAAAGGGTGGCAATGTGAGTTAAGTCATGGTGAAGTTTTATATATGCCTGAAGGCTATTGGCATTATATGAAGTATCTAACTCCAGGATTTTCGATGAGTTTACGTGCAATTGCAAGACATCCAAAAAATTTAATTAAAGCATTTTACAATGTGCTAATCATGCGTCACTTTGATAACGTAATGAGACAAATCAAAGGGCAAAAATGGATAGACTGGAAAAACGAACAAGCAATTTCACGAACTAATAAGAGTTTTTAA
- a CDS encoding DUF6646 family protein, with the protein MKKLFLIIALISVSLVNAQAYKGKGDQKFQIAANFQDEASGLNVSYDYGLGENFSVGFASTYALGIDSRLDADFGDRFDLEARFNANLSNVINVDDNFDLYPGLNLSLKNFGGHIGARYFFSDGFGVFTEANFPLAKYSNDKSEISYYIHNQFTVNIGATFSL; encoded by the coding sequence ATGAAAAAATTATTTTTAATTATCGCATTAATATCTGTTTCTTTAGTCAATGCACAAGCATATAAAGGAAAAGGAGATCAAAAATTTCAAATTGCTGCAAACTTTCAAGATGAAGCATCTGGGCTTAACGTAAGTTACGATTATGGTTTAGGTGAAAACTTTTCTGTTGGATTTGCATCTACTTATGCCTTAGGAATTGATAGCAGATTAGATGCAGATTTTGGTGATCGTTTTGATTTAGAAGCTCGATTTAATGCAAATTTAAGTAATGTGATTAATGTTGATGATAATTTTGATCTTTATCCTGGACTAAATCTCAGTTTAAAAAACTTTGGTGGTCATATTGGTGCTCGCTACTTCTTTTCAGATGGATTTGGCGTTTTTACAGAAGCAAATTTCCCATTAGCGAAGTATAGTAATGACAAATCAGAAATTAGTTATTACATTCACAACCAGTTTACAGTAAATATAGGAGCGACATTCAGCTTATAA
- a CDS encoding regulatory protein RecX, protein MIPRKTYTVDEAQKRLERYCVYQERCHKEVTQKLYEMKMIPEARDKIIVHLLQHNFLNEERFARVFVRGKFRIKKWGKQRIQLELKRKDINKTIISIALKEIDMNDYFDTFNTLAEKKTATLRETNIQKKRKKLADYLFYRGWESQLVYDKIRELIP, encoded by the coding sequence ATGATTCCTAGAAAAACATATACCGTAGATGAAGCACAAAAACGATTAGAGCGTTACTGTGTTTATCAAGAACGTTGTCATAAAGAAGTTACACAAAAACTATATGAAATGAAGATGATTCCTGAGGCGAGAGATAAAATCATTGTTCATTTACTTCAACATAATTTTTTAAATGAAGAACGTTTTGCAAGGGTTTTTGTGCGTGGAAAATTCAGAATAAAGAAATGGGGAAAACAAAGGATTCAGTTAGAGTTGAAACGAAAAGATATTAACAAAACGATTATTTCAATTGCTCTAAAAGAAATTGATATGAACGATTATTTTGACACATTCAATACACTTGCAGAAAAAAAAACAGCAACACTAAGAGAAACTAATATTCAAAAGAAACGAAAAAAGTTGGCAGATTATCTCTTTTATAGAGGTTGGGAGAGTCAATTGGTCTATGATAAGATTCGTGAATTAATTCCATAA